One Nostoc sp. UHCC 0302 DNA window includes the following coding sequences:
- a CDS encoding carotenoid oxygenase family protein, which yields MNNLKFFQVKGRVYEAESDHGISNLIIEAFDKDVVKGDKLGQAKTNSDGTFEITYSQSDFKDKFAIFESNPDLYIVVKTPDKSEILYSSEKTIRSNAKNYEHFDIAIPKATLLGSKEKAAKDNKQLLQLLIGIAWIDGELEPGEQEFLQGMANEKGLANDPEIKCLLLSDKPVPLEECYGWLQTYLNTEDKDFQELYEAINSLMYSDSELDSQEKELLRELTATDAGNNSSRQLTLQRRFMSMILDSKFLAGVVQMERSSMVSQTALGTGYYARVPYQVLSRFSVSANIKAINNELSKLYLTDNFAPVSQEISAQELTVIGKLPQQLEGTFLRNGPNPQFQPPGLYHWFDGDGMLHAVSISDGRASYRNRYVRTQGFELEQSLGQAVWPGLLNLPRFDAPHGLMMKNPANTSFVWHGGKLLALWEAGAPHIIQLPNLETVGIQTFDNKLASTFTAHPKVDPVTGEMMFYGFAPIAPPYLEYSIVSKEGELKRTVPIDLPVPVMMHDFAITENYTIFLDMPMLFKPMQSITGQLPIKFEPERKSHIGVLPRHGDNRTIRWFEVPSCMVFHTANAYEIGNEIVLVACRMDFCNLLIPFYNESGEIFNFDLETLKLFCWRINLTTGTVKQEVLDDVPSEFPQINNQFLGRKNRYIYTSRVATYMKPKPVFDGLIKYDLETGSSQVHEFGRGRFGGDSAFVPRPGASIEDDGWLLTIVWDAVAKQSELRVVDAQNFTSEPVARVIIPGRVPYGFHATWISQTLVATPS from the coding sequence ATGAATAATCTCAAGTTTTTTCAGGTTAAGGGAAGAGTTTACGAAGCCGAAAGTGATCATGGTATTTCTAACTTAATTATCGAAGCCTTTGACAAAGATGTTGTTAAGGGCGATAAGTTAGGACAAGCAAAGACTAATAGTGATGGGACTTTTGAAATTACATACTCCCAATCAGATTTTAAAGACAAATTTGCGATATTCGAAAGCAATCCCGATTTATATATCGTAGTCAAAACGCCTGACAAGAGTGAAATCTTGTACAGCAGTGAGAAGACTATTCGTAGTAATGCAAAAAATTATGAGCATTTTGATATAGCAATTCCCAAAGCTACCTTACTTGGAAGTAAAGAAAAAGCTGCAAAAGATAATAAGCAGTTATTACAGCTTCTCATCGGTATTGCTTGGATTGATGGGGAACTTGAACCAGGAGAACAAGAATTTTTGCAAGGGATGGCAAATGAGAAAGGGCTGGCTAATGATCCAGAGATTAAATGCTTATTGTTGTCAGATAAGCCAGTACCACTGGAAGAATGTTATGGCTGGTTACAAACTTATTTAAATACCGAAGACAAAGATTTTCAGGAGTTGTATGAAGCTATTAACTCACTGATGTATAGTGATAGTGAGTTAGATAGCCAGGAAAAGGAACTTTTAAGAGAGCTTACAGCCACAGACGCAGGAAACAACTCCAGTCGCCAACTGACTTTACAGCGCCGATTCATGAGTATGATACTCGATAGCAAATTCCTGGCGGGCGTAGTTCAGATGGAGCGTTCGTCAATGGTCAGTCAAACAGCTTTAGGGACTGGCTATTATGCTCGCGTTCCCTACCAAGTATTGAGCCGATTTAGTGTTAGTGCAAATATCAAAGCAATTAATAACGAGTTGTCAAAACTATATTTAACTGACAATTTTGCGCCAGTAAGCCAAGAAATATCTGCCCAGGAATTAACAGTTATCGGCAAACTACCTCAACAACTAGAAGGAACATTTCTGCGTAATGGCCCTAACCCTCAATTTCAGCCCCCTGGACTGTACCATTGGTTTGACGGGGACGGGATGCTCCATGCAGTAAGCATCAGCGATGGTCGTGCCAGCTATCGTAATCGTTATGTCCGCACACAAGGGTTTGAGTTGGAACAAAGTCTAGGTCAGGCTGTTTGGCCAGGGTTACTGAATCTTCCCCGGTTTGATGCTCCACACGGATTGATGATGAAAAATCCCGCGAATACATCCTTTGTATGGCATGGCGGTAAACTACTAGCTCTGTGGGAAGCAGGCGCACCCCACATTATCCAGCTTCCAAATTTAGAGACAGTTGGGATACAGACCTTTGACAACAAACTCGCTTCTACGTTCACCGCACATCCAAAAGTAGATCCGGTAACGGGTGAAATGATGTTTTATGGTTTTGCTCCGATTGCTCCCCCTTATTTGGAATACAGCATTGTTTCAAAAGAAGGGGAGCTAAAGCGAACTGTACCCATTGATCTGCCAGTTCCGGTAATGATGCATGATTTTGCTATCACCGAAAACTACACAATTTTTTTGGATATGCCGATGTTATTTAAACCAATGCAATCAATAACGGGTCAGCTTCCAATTAAATTTGAACCAGAACGTAAAAGCCATATTGGTGTTTTACCTCGCCACGGAGATAACAGAACAATCCGCTGGTTTGAGGTTCCAAGTTGCATGGTTTTTCACACTGCCAATGCTTATGAAATTGGTAATGAAATAGTACTTGTAGCCTGCCGAATGGACTTCTGCAATCTGTTAATTCCTTTTTATAATGAGAGTGGCGAAATTTTCAACTTTGATTTAGAAACTCTCAAGCTATTTTGCTGGCGAATTAATTTAACGACTGGTACAGTCAAACAAGAAGTTTTAGATGATGTTCCCTCTGAATTCCCTCAAATTAATAATCAATTTCTTGGTCGTAAAAATCGTTACATATATACTTCGCGGGTAGCAACGTATATGAAGCCAAAACCCGTGTTTGATGGTCTGATTAAGTATGACTTAGAAACTGGTAGCTCCCAAGTGCATGAGTTTGGACGTGGGCGTTTTGGCGGTGATAGTGCGTTTGTACCTCGTCCTGGCGCTAGCATTGAAGACGATGGTTGGTTGCTGACGATAGTCTGGGATGCAGTAGCCAAGCAGTCTGAGTTACGGGTTGTTGATGCTCAAAACTTTACATCTGAACCTGTAGCGCGAGTAATTATACCTGGGCGCGTTCCTTACGGGTTTCATGCTACGTGGATTTCTCAAACACTTGTAGCAACTCCTAGCTAG
- a CDS encoding ATP-binding protein, giving the protein MIKFKRPKFLQKLQPKILVFTFGASLLPVFVSSSAVWRLVEQPLIELEKTRLEDQVLAFRGYTAATEKGLTNLISSYANWTDLYNAVQHSNRSWIKKEVSAQLLFTTDIDVVKVIQSPNEEIIGSAGSQVLNLPIVKAKIKDLKNRNKLSQELIDTGTQGLVLLGGSPIYRSDGTGKPSGTLIAGQLMDKVWLRQFLNYSQPTTRLEIISLDGKFFVSSSSDWKPDIWEKAYFDSEILANIYKKRSIYRIQPDLGLNTIYAPIYSGNKPIAIVKLQIVGKYFQEAKLTLTRLFWLGLSLAVLLSVLIAHLLAQQISNPIIQLAKRSKTLAAGDLSSPIPSVKNGGEIGQLANAYQEMANSLTILINNLEQRVAQRTEELELARQTLEERVQERTVELLQTNQELEIKTEQLHTALHNLKMAESQLIQTEKMSSLGNMVAGIAHEINNPITFIYANLRHINNYTQDLLSLIYRYQQRYCDPEIQSYTEKIELDYLIKDLPQLIASMDTGANRIQEIILSLRNFSRHDEAEIKIVNLHEGIDSTLLLLQYRLNPHYDYPVIQIIKEYDNLPLIECYPRQLNQVFMQILVNAIDAVELNQEQSDKKIIIQTKNLKNHVMIKVVDNGIGIDNQNISRLFEPFFTTKSIGKGIGLGLTVCYQIIQKHQGNIQVVSQPNRETEVIIQLPYLLPNNSRQ; this is encoded by the coding sequence ATGATAAAGTTTAAAAGACCAAAATTTTTGCAAAAACTTCAACCAAAAATTCTAGTTTTTACATTTGGAGCATCTTTATTACCAGTTTTCGTTTCGAGCAGTGCAGTTTGGCGATTAGTAGAGCAACCACTAATTGAACTAGAAAAAACTCGACTTGAGGATCAAGTGTTAGCTTTTCGCGGATACACAGCTGCTACAGAAAAGGGACTAACAAATTTAATTTCTAGTTATGCTAATTGGACTGATTTGTATAATGCAGTTCAACATTCCAATCGGAGTTGGATAAAAAAAGAAGTTTCTGCTCAACTATTATTCACTACTGATATTGATGTAGTAAAGGTGATTCAGTCCCCAAATGAAGAGATTATTGGCTCTGCTGGAAGTCAGGTATTAAATCTCCCAATAGTAAAAGCGAAAATCAAAGATTTAAAGAATCGTAATAAATTATCTCAGGAGTTAATTGATACAGGAACACAAGGACTAGTATTGCTGGGAGGGTCACCGATTTACCGCAGTGATGGAACTGGAAAGCCATCTGGAACCTTAATTGCAGGACAATTAATGGATAAAGTATGGCTGCGACAATTTTTAAATTATTCGCAGCCGACGACGAGGCTGGAAATAATTTCTTTAGATGGAAAGTTTTTTGTATCTAGTAGTTCTGATTGGAAACCAGACATTTGGGAAAAAGCTTATTTTGATTCTGAGATTTTAGCAAATATTTATAAAAAACGCTCAATTTATCGAATTCAGCCAGATTTGGGATTAAATACAATTTATGCTCCTATATATTCTGGGAATAAGCCCATTGCTATTGTCAAGCTCCAAATTGTAGGCAAATACTTTCAGGAGGCCAAGCTAACTCTTACCCGCTTATTTTGGCTTGGGTTAAGTTTAGCAGTGCTACTGTCAGTGTTAATTGCTCATTTACTAGCTCAACAAATTAGTAACCCAATTATTCAACTGGCAAAGCGTAGTAAAACTTTAGCAGCAGGTGATTTGAGTAGCCCTATTCCTAGTGTTAAAAATGGTGGTGAAATTGGGCAGTTGGCTAATGCTTACCAGGAAATGGCTAATTCTTTGACAATCCTAATCAACAATCTAGAGCAAAGGGTAGCGCAACGCACTGAAGAATTAGAACTAGCTCGTCAAACATTGGAAGAACGAGTGCAAGAACGGACAGTAGAGCTTTTACAAACAAATCAGGAACTAGAGATTAAAACTGAACAATTGCATACAGCTTTACATAATCTAAAAATGGCGGAATCGCAGTTAATTCAAACAGAAAAAATGTCTTCACTAGGTAATATGGTTGCTGGCATCGCCCACGAAATTAATAATCCGATTACTTTTATCTACGCTAATCTCAGACACATCAACAACTATACTCAAGATTTATTAAGTCTTATATATCGCTATCAGCAGCGCTATTGTGATCCAGAGATTCAAAGCTATACAGAAAAAATTGAGCTTGATTATTTAATCAAAGATTTACCTCAACTCATAGCTTCTATGGACACAGGCGCTAATCGAATTCAAGAGATTATTTTATCTTTGAGAAATTTTTCTCGCCATGATGAAGCCGAGATTAAAATAGTTAACCTTCATGAAGGAATTGATAGTACTTTATTGCTGCTACAGTATCGTCTGAATCCTCATTATGATTATCCAGTTATCCAGATAATTAAAGAATATGACAATTTGCCTTTAATTGAGTGTTATCCTCGACAACTCAATCAAGTATTCATGCAAATTTTAGTCAATGCTATAGATGCCGTTGAATTAAATCAAGAGCAGTCAGATAAAAAGATTATTATTCAAACTAAGAACCTTAAAAATCATGTGATGATAAAAGTTGTTGATAATGGTATAGGTATAGATAATCAAAATATTTCTCGATTATTCGAGCCTTTTTTCACTACGAAATCTATTGGCAAAGGTATAGGTTTAGGTTTAACCGTTTGCTATCAGATTATCCAAAAACATCAAGGAAATATTCAAGTTGTTTCGCAACCAAATAGGGAAACAGAAGTCATTATTCAATTACCATACTTGCTCCCCAACAATTCGAGGCAATAA
- a CDS encoding CopG family transcriptional regulator, translated as MNKKWAVKRITLNLTFSESEKLKQYCANTGRPATDVIRELIRSLSIAELSASQQSTR; from the coding sequence ATGAACAAAAAATGGGCTGTCAAACGAATCACACTAAATCTCACATTTAGTGAAAGCGAAAAACTTAAACAATATTGCGCGAACACAGGTAGACCAGCAACTGATGTGATTCGGGAGTTAATTCGCTCTCTCTCCATAGCCGAGTTATCAGCGTCTCAACAGTCTACACGATGA
- a CDS encoding transposase family protein — MSTSEQVCLYLFYLRQIPTFQVLGMLFGVSKTEANDTFHDWIPILRDILLSSLLEQVSKNESDLLFVQEVLTNFRLLVDSLEQPIYRHSDHKEEQKYFSVKKRQHALKSQMIGMPEGKDIVEVEVGVPGPTANIKLFRQSQNKFDKSQPFSGDKGFQGGENITTPHKRKPKRELTQQQKDDNIALSSNRIFIEHLIRLLKIFRISSQRFRLKLDTCEQIILTVCGLVRLRIGSLILPM, encoded by the coding sequence TTGTCAACGAGCGAGCAAGTCTGTTTATACTTGTTTTATCTAAGACAGATACCAACATTTCAAGTATTAGGAATGTTGTTTGGTGTTTCCAAAACGGAAGCTAATGATACATTTCATGACTGGATACCAATCTTGCGAGATATCTTACTCTCCAGTTTATTAGAACAAGTCTCAAAAAATGAAAGTGATTTACTATTTGTTCAAGAAGTGCTAACTAATTTTAGGCTATTGGTAGACAGTCTGGAACAGCCAATATATAGGCATTCTGATCATAAAGAAGAACAAAAATATTTTTCCGTTAAGAAAAGACAACATGCTTTGAAAAGCCAAATGATTGGGATGCCAGAAGGAAAAGATATTGTGGAGGTGGAAGTAGGTGTTCCTGGGCCAACAGCAAATATAAAATTGTTTCGTCAATCTCAAAATAAATTTGATAAATCTCAACCATTTTCAGGTGATAAAGGTTTTCAAGGTGGCGAAAACATTACTACTCCTCATAAGAGAAAACCAAAACGAGAATTAACGCAACAGCAAAAAGATGATAATATTGCTTTATCTAGTAATCGGATATTCATCGAGCATTTGATACGCTTGCTCAAAATATTCCGCATATCCTCGCAAAGGTTTCGCTTAAAACTTGATACTTGTGAGCAGATTATTTTAACAGTCTGTGGGTTAGTTAGATTAAGAATTGGTAGCTTGATTCTGCCAATGTAG
- a CDS encoding transposase: MPHLSKSQAVVLAMWSFGIVMTQSSGLTTVSVFLAELLGKKENTVPQQLREWLRDAEDKTKTKDGRATLDVTSCFSPLLSWILSLWPESEKRLALAADASTLSDRFTVLAISVVYRGCGIPIAWKIVEATKPGSWKPHWQELFGYVSQTVPADWFVIVTTDRGLYADWLYEQIKSQGWHPFMRINLQGLFQIQGEDCWRPINSLVPFVGQSFQALVTCFKTNSIECTLLARHEQGYADPWLIVTDLPPDVADACWYSMRSWIECLFKDGKRGGFAWHRTKITDPKRAQRHWLAIAIATLWQVSVGGEVDANLPPSCLDELPLTHIARRNFKNSCLHRCLSCFRRGFLVIKAAVLKHLPLPIGGFFPEPWPTLTPQLRVSQITLSTA; encoded by the coding sequence ATGCCGCATCTATCCAAATCACAAGCAGTGGTACTAGCAATGTGGAGTTTTGGGATAGTCATGACCCAATCAAGCGGACTAACAACAGTTTCGGTGTTTTTAGCAGAGCTATTGGGAAAAAAGGAAAATACAGTACCTCAGCAGTTACGGGAATGGTTAAGAGACGCAGAAGATAAAACCAAAACAAAAGATGGGCGGGCAACACTTGATGTCACATCTTGTTTTAGTCCTTTATTGTCATGGATTCTGAGCCTGTGGCCAGAATCAGAAAAGCGTCTAGCATTGGCAGCAGATGCTTCCACATTGAGTGATAGATTCACCGTGTTGGCGATTAGTGTTGTTTACCGAGGTTGCGGAATCCCGATAGCCTGGAAAATAGTGGAAGCCACCAAACCCGGAAGTTGGAAGCCTCACTGGCAAGAATTATTTGGCTATGTGAGTCAAACAGTTCCCGCAGATTGGTTTGTCATCGTCACCACAGACCGAGGACTGTATGCCGATTGGTTGTACGAACAAATCAAGAGTCAGGGTTGGCATCCATTTATGCGGATTAACCTTCAAGGACTGTTTCAAATTCAGGGTGAGGACTGTTGGCGACCAATAAATAGTCTGGTGCCATTCGTAGGTCAATCATTCCAGGCTCTTGTAACTTGTTTTAAAACCAACTCGATTGAGTGTACCTTGTTAGCTCGTCATGAGCAAGGTTATGCCGACCCTTGGTTAATTGTCACTGATTTGCCTCCAGATGTTGCCGATGCTTGTTGGTATTCGATGCGTTCTTGGATTGAGTGTCTGTTTAAAGACGGCAAACGAGGTGGCTTTGCCTGGCATCGCACTAAAATTACCGACCCTAAACGTGCTCAACGACATTGGTTAGCAATTGCCATTGCTACTTTGTGGCAAGTGAGTGTTGGTGGAGAAGTTGATGCTAATTTGCCCCCCAGTTGTTTGGATGAGTTACCACTGACCCATATTGCCCGACGCAATTTTAAAAATAGTTGTCTCCATCGTTGTTTGAGTTGTTTTCGTCGTGGGTTTTTAGTGATTAAGGCTGCTGTTCTCAAACATCTTCCATTACCAATCGGTGGTTTTTTCCCTGAACCTTGGCCCACCCTGACTCCACAACTCCGTGTTTCTCAAATCACCCTCTCTACTGCCTGA